From Sphingobacterium bambusae:
GCACCCTATCGCCTTTACGCTTTCCAACAACTTGGGCTACTTCGGCGCGATTTGGGCTATCGTTTTTCTGATCAGCTTACTCACGGGGCTGTATCCGGCAGTCTTTCTATCGAGTTTTCAAACGGTGAACAACAACATCAACAATTTATTGAAAACACCACGAAATAAACGCAGCAAGCTGCGCGAAGCGTTGGTCGTCGTGCAATTCAGCCTTTCCATCGTTATCCTTATCGCCCTGTTTGTCATGAGCAAGCAGATAAATTTCATGAAGGACAAAGATCCCGGCTTCGACAGCAAGGGCTTGATTAGTATTGACCACATCTCCTTTGATGAGAAGTCTACAGCCTTCAAGGAGGCACTGAACGCAAACCCTAATATACAGTCGCATAGCTTCAGCAGCTGGCTCCCCATGGATGGCGCTGGCTACATGACACGATATATGGAAGACCCCGGTAATCCCGGACACAAGGTGGAGATGTGGTACATCGCCGGTGAACCAAACCTCGCTGAAACGCTGGGTCTGCGATTGAAAGAAGGACGTTTCCTATCAGCAACACGCCCCTCGGATGCCATCGAGGCCGACAACTACGACGACGAATCGAACGCTATGCGCCCAGCTGTTCTGACGGCAAGCACCGCCAAACGACTGCATGTCGCCCAACTCGACCAGGAGATGGGTAAAGAAAAGATTGTGCCTGTTGGCATCGTGGAGGACTTCAACAGCGAATCCCTGCATAAGCAGCTGGTGCCTACCGTTATTGTGGGTTACCGCAATCCGCAGTACGGTGCCTTGCTTATCCGCGTACAGGACGGGAAAGAGCAGGAGGTCATGCAGTACGTCGCTCGCGTTTGGAAAGACCTTTATCCCGATAAATTATTGGATATGGAGCTGATGAAAGATAAACTACAGGCGCAATATAAAGCCGAAGAGCGCATAGAAGCACTGTTTCGTGCCTTCAGCATCTTGACCATGTTTTTAGCCGCATTGGGCGTATTCGGATTGATCGTCAACACCGTCAGTCTCCGTGTCAAGGAAATAGGCATCCGCAAGGTCATGGGTGCATCCGTTTTACGAATCATGACGATGTTGTCCAAAGACTTTCTGAAGCTAACGCTCCTGGCCGCACTTCTCGCCTCGCCCCTGGCTTGGTGGGCCATGCACAACTGGCTGGATAACTTCGCCTACCGCATCGAGATCAATCCTTGGCTATTTGTAGCCGCAGGCCTCATAGCGGTGCTCATTGCCCTGCTAACGGTCAGCATACAGGCCTTAAAGGCCGCACGCGCAAATCCAGTAGATAGCTTAAGGGATGAATAATAGAAAATAAAAAAATACGAAGAGTGGACACAAGAACGGAAGTCTACGATCTAACATCTATAATCTACATACTACAACATGATCACGAACTACATAAAAATCGCTTGGCGAAACCTCTTGAAAAACAATGGATATTCGTCGATCAACATCCTCGGCCTAGCTATAGGGCTGGCATGTTGCCTATTGGTTGTTCTGTACATCCAAGACGAGCTTTCCTTTGACCATTATCATACCAAAAAGGACCGCATCTATCGTGTAGTGCACGATTGGAAAGAAAAAAATGGGATGGAAACACAGCAGATATGGGGTAATGCGCCCGTAGGCGCAGCGCTGAAAGCCGATTTTCCAGAGGTGCAAACGGTCGTGCAGTTTTCCGGTCAGATATCCATCCTGCTGAAGCAAGGCGAAAAGGCATTTCAGGAAGAACGCGTGTTCTGTATGGACTCCACGGCTTTTGATATGTTCAGCTGGACATGTATTGCAGGCAATCCCCACACCGCATTGGCCGCACCTTACTCTATCGTATTGACCGAGACTATGGCCAAGAAATACTTTGCCGACAGCAATCCTATTGGCCAAACCTTGGAAGGAGGCGTCACCGGCGGCCGCGCCGCGCCCGGCATATACACAGTCACGGCCGTCATCAAAGACCTCCCTTCCAACTCCCATTTCACCTTCGATGCCTTACTCTCCATGAGTTCGTTTCGGCAATCTTGGGCTGAAGTATTCGAGCAATGGGGTTACGTAGATTTCTATACCTACCTGCTCTTGCCCGACGGCTACGACATCCACAAACTGGAGAAACAGGTACCCGATTTTATTGCGCGCCATCAGGCATCTCAAGATGGTAAATACAGCATTCACTTCGAACCCATGCTGGGCGCCTATCTAAACTCCAAAGCAGACCGCCAACCTGGCCCTGTGGGAAACATGCAAAATATCTATATTTTCGCGATCATCGGCGCTTTCATCCTCTGCATCGCCTGCGTCAATTTTATGAACCTCGCTACCTCCCGTTCGCTGGAACGCGCCAAGGAGGTCGGCGTACGTAAAGTTGTGGGCGCCAGCCGAAAAAACTTGATCGTGCAGTTTATGAGTGAGTCGCTCCTGCTCGTGGTCTTCGCAGCACTATTGGCCTTGGCACTCGTCATCTGCTCATTGCCTTTTATGGAGATGTTTGCCGGCAAACGCTTTGCGCTGTCCAGTTTATTCCAAATGCAAACCTTCAGCCTCTTTATCGGTATTGTCTTGGTCACCTCCTTGGTTGCGGCCAGCTATCCCGCATTTGTATTAGCAAACTTCAAGCCGGTCAAAGTGTTTAAAGGTTCATCTGGCTTAGCGATGGGCGGGACTTGGCTGAGAAAAGGATTGGTCGTTTTCCAATTCGGTTTGTCCATCGCGTTGATTGCGGGCACCTTGATTGTCTTTTCACAACTGCGCCACCTACAACAAACGGATCTAGGCTTCCAGAAAACCCAAATGCTAGTCATTGATTTTAACTACGACAATCAGGTCTTGCAAAACCTGGATGCCATCAAACAAACCTTTGCCCAGCAAAAGGATGTCCTCTCCGTTTCCGCCTCCCGAAGTATCCCGGGCTCTTATTTCCCTAATGCTGGCACACAGATCGAGCTGCCCGACGGTGAAATGAAACCCTTAAACCAAGCCATATTCGAGGTGGATGTCGACTTTATTGCGAACTTCGGTATACAGATGGCCGCCGGCCGGCCCTATTCTAGGGACTTCCCCGCCGACACCATCAACTCACTGGTCATCAATGAGGCAGCGGCCAAACTGTGGGGCTACCCCGATCCAGAAAAGATCATTGGAAAGCGTTTCGCACAATGGGGACGTGAGGGGCAGGTCATCGGCGTCGTGAAAGACTTCAACTACCTCTCGCTCCATCAAAAAATAGAACCGTTGACCCTACGCCTAGAACCGTTGAGCAGCAAGTTCATAACCTTGAAGATACAACAGGCCAGCAATCCGGAAACAATCGCTAAACTGGCCGACATATGGTCCACCGTAGCGCCGCATCGCCCTTTTCTATACAGCTTTCTTGACAATAGTTTCAACCGCCAATATGAAGCAGACTATCGCTTCAGACGACTGTTCTCCGCGTTCTCGGGCTTGGCCCTTTTCATCGCCTGTCTAGGCTTGTTGGGCTTGGCAACCTACACGGCGCAGCAACGCACCAAAGAAATAGGCGTGCGTAAAGTGTTGGGCGCATCTACCTTTAGTATCGTCAAGTTGCTCTCTATCGACTTTCTGCGCTTGGTCATCATCGCTCTATTTATTGCCGTTCCCTTGGCCTGGTGGGCCATGAATCAATGGCTCAGTGACTTTGCCTATCATATTACCATTCCATGGTGGATTTTTGCCATCGCTGGCGCCAGCTCCTTGTTTATCGCCCTCTTTACCATCAGCGGTCAAGCGATACGCGCTTCCATGGCTAACCCGGTAGATAGCTTAAGAGATGAGTAGTGCGTAAAGGTTAGTTACTGCTTCGGTAGCAAAGCATATTTTTTACTTTTTAATTTTGACTTTTTAATTTTTAACATGATAACGAACTACATAAAAATTGCTTGGCGGTCTCTAATTAAGGCCAAAGCACTGAGTGCAATCCACATCTTTGGACTGGCTGTGGCCATTGCTGCCTCTACTTTGCTTTACCTGACAGCCATGTTCGAGCTGTCTTTCGATAATTTCCACGAGCACCGCGAGCAGGTAGGCTTGCTATACACCGAAACACAGCCAGAGGAAGGAACGAAACGAAGCTCCACCGTATCCTCCCCCTTAGCTCCCGTATTAAAAAACGGCTTTCCAGAGATGGAGTATGTCAGCCGATACATGAACAGCGGTATTATCCTAAGAAACGGGGACAAGCAACTGGAAGCAAGCAACAAATATGTTGACCCCGACTTCCTATCGATCTTCAGCTTTCCCTTTGTAGCGGGAAACACATCGGCCTTAAACGAGCTGGATAACCTGGTGATCGATGAAACCACGGCCAGCAACCTTTTCGGCAGTAGCTCCGTCATCGGCAAACAGGTCGAGGTCTACCAAAACGGAAAATGGGGATCAAAGACCATCAGCGCCGTGCTCTCTAAAATATCTAAAAATTCCAGCTTGACATTCAACACGCTTTTGCGTTTTGAACATAAACCAAACTACCAAGCCAATCTCAACGATTGGGGGCACGAAGACCACAGTGTTTTTGTAAAACTTAAATCGGGCTCAATAAACGACGAGGCCTTTACCAAAAAAGCAAAGCCTTTTGTGGATCTGTATTATAAAGATGAGATTAATATGCGCAAGCGCGATGGCTGGGGCGTGGACAAAAACGGCGCTTACGTAGCCCTCCACCTGCTGCCTTTAACCAAGTATCACCGCAACGATCTCGATGTTGGCCACGGCTCAGCTCCCTTGTTTCCATGGATCTTGTTGATTATTGCAGGGCTGATCCTTTTCATTGCCTGCTCTAATTTCATCAACCTATCCTTAGCCAACTCCTTTGCTAGAAATAGAGAAATAGGCACACGGAAAACGTTGGGCGGCACCACGGCACAGCTGATGTTACAACTTTGGACAGAATCCTTCTTACTGTGTCTGCTGGCTACCTTAATCGGCATCGGACTTGCTTGGGTGTTGCTGGGCCAGTACAATGCGATTATGAACTACAGCCTCTCCATCGCCCAGTTGCTATCGCCATTAAATCTTGTTTTCTTCTTGCTGACCTTCCTCCTGCTAACCATGCTATCTGGAGGATACCCCGCTTGGCGAATTGCAAAAGCCAATATTATACAAACATTAAAAGGAAAAGCATCCATCAAAAGCAGCAAGCTGCGCAATAGCTTGACCGTACTGCAGTTTTCAATCGCCATTGTCTTAATCTTGGCTACCATCATTATCGGTATCCAATTGCGCTACATCGCCGAGCGCCCTTTAGGCTTTGACAAAACGGAAGTGATCAGTATCCCCATTGGCGAAGGGATAGACCATGAAAATGCTGTACAACAAATGCGCGTAGCTCTTGCGGCACAGCCTTGGGTAGAAAGCGTCAGCGCATCAGATCTCAACCTAGGCCGTGGCCGCGATGGATCCATGTCGACCAGCCGCTTTGGCTTTGATTTCGAAGGACGACAGGTCTACACCAATTTCATGCGCGTAGATTACGACTACCTGAAGACCCTCGGTATCCAGCTCCTGCAAGGGCGAGACTTCGACCGCAGCTTCTCCAACGATACGCTTACCGTCATCATCAATAAGCAGATGGCGGCGCAGCTGGGCGGTGCTGATAAGGTATTGGGCAAAAACCTCAGCATGGATGGAAATCCGCAGATCATCGGCATTATCGACGACTTCAACTACCAGGATCTACGCAGAAAGGTGGAACCATTGACCTTATCCATCAACCCCAACATCTTCTCCGTTGCTTATATCTTTGTGCGCGTGAAGACCGACAATCTGAGCGAGAGCATGACCAAGCTAGAGGAAATCTGGAAAAAGGTAAATCCAAAGGCTAACATTGCCGCATCCTACCTCGATGAGAATACGCAGAATATGTATCGCGACGAGCAACGCTTCGTCCAGATCGTCATCAGCGGTGCGGTTGTAGCCATAGCGATATCCTGCCTCGGCCTTTTTGCATTGGCTCTACTGATGATCAACAAACGTGTAAAAGAAATCGGAATACGAAAAGTATTGGGTTCCTCAGTCATGCAGATCGTTGTTTTACTATCCAAAGAGTTTGTCAAGCTGATGCTCCTAGCTTTTATCATCGCGTCGCCGCTAGCCTGGTGGATGATGAACGCTTGGCTGCAGAGTTACGCCTACCGCATCGAAATCACCTGGTGGATGTTTGCCGCAGCTGGTGTACTGACAATTGGTATCGCGCTTGCAACCATCGCCTGGCAAACGTTGCGCGCCGCAACCAGCAATCCAGTCGACAGCTTGAGAGATGAGTAGGGAGTTACTGCCTGCTTAGATTCGGAGCTACAGGTTTTTAATTTTTATTTTTGACTTTTTAATTTCTTCATGTCCAGCATATACCTAACAACGAAAATCGCTTGGCGCAATTTGCGCAAGCATAAAGTACACAGCAGCATCAACATTGTAGGCTTACTGTGCAGCATGGCTTTTGTGCTGTTGATAAGCGCCTACATATGGCAGGCCTATCAGGTAAACGCTGGATTACGAAACAAGGATAGGCAATTTGCTTTACAAAGCAGTTATAAACAACCCGGCATAGGGCTCGACCTGACGACAGTCGGCGCCTTGCCGCGTGCGCTTAAGGAGGAGTATCCAGCGCTCGTTGCCAACTACTACCGGCTCGATGGCCTGACCTGCATCATCTCCAACGGCACGGAAGTATTTGAAGAAAACGTATCCCTAGGCGATTCCACCCTACTCAGCATGTACGGGTTTTCCTTGCTACAGGGCAATGCCAATACAGCCCTATCCAATCCCTTTTCGGTCGTCATCGACGAACAGGCGGCTATGAAATATTTCGGAAAGAAAGAAGCTGTGGGTGAGCGACTGCGTATTCGCAACTTTGCGGGAGAGCAGCGTGATTTCGAAGTGACCGCCGTAATCCATCAGGCTTCGGAGAATTCTATCATGCGCTTGATGCCCAGTATGCAGACCGCGATTTTCCTGCCCATGAGTAGTGAGCAATATTTCGGACGCGACGTAAACAACTGGCAGAACCTATGGATTGCTGGCTTCATCGAGCTTCAAGAGGGCGTCACACCCGAGCAGCTCCAGCAGCCTATAAAAAAATTACTGGAACAGCATGCAGATAAACAGATTGCCGAGAACCTGCAGCCACAGCTGAAGCCCCTTGCGACCTACTACCTAGACGACAATCAGGGAGCGATCAGACAGCTGCTTTTGGTATTAAGTTTGACAGCGGCCTTCCTCATCATCATGGCCATTATCAACTTTGTGAACCTCAGCATCAGCCAAAGCCTCACGCGGCTGAAGGAAGTAGGCCTGCGCAAGATCTTAGGCAGCAGCCGTAAACAGCTTATCGTGCAGCTTCTCGCAGAATACTGCTTGATGGTATGTATAGCAGGTCTGCTTGCACTGGCACTCTATCCGCTGCTGGCGCCTTGGTTTTCATCTGTGATGATGAAAGACCTTCCTGCCCTATCCGCGCTTCCTTTCCGCTTTTTCGTTCTGTTCTTCGCGGGCAATGTGGTTCTTGGCCTTCTAGCAGGTATTTATCCAGCACTGAAATTATCGAGCAATCCGGTTGTCAGTGCGGTCAAGAATCAATTGAACGAATATGGCGGCAAGCACCTTATCCGACGATCGCTCCTATTGCTGCAGTTTGCCGTAGCTGTGCTGGTGCTCATATCATCGGTCATCATCGCTAGGCAAGTGGATGTATTCATCAACGGACAGCTGGGCTACAACAAAGATTATTTGCTTACTGCGCAGGTGCCACGCGATTGGTCTGAAAGCGGCTTGCACAATATCCAGCAGGTACAGCAAGAGCTTAGGCAGCTAGCGCAGGTAAAAGATATCAGCCTCTCCTACGGCATACCCAATTCCTTTGGCAATGGGATACAAACGGTTAGTAAGGTGGGCGCTGAAGAAGGAGTCGACGCCTTGGTCATCACTTCCGATCAGCATTTCGCAGCAACTTACGAGATACCTCTATTGGCAGGGCAGTTTTTCGCAACACAAGAAGATCCCTCCATTTCCACCAAAGTGGTGATTAATAGAAAGGCCGCGCAAACACTGGGCTACGCCACAGTCGATGAAGCCCTCGGGCAATCGATACAGCTTTTCGATGGCGAGTTTACCGGAACTATTGCCGGCGTCACCGAAGATTTCTATGCAAACTCGATGCACAGCGCATCACCCGCTGTTGTTTGGGTTCCCGTGCAGGCCAGCATGCAGTACCGCTTTCTGAGCATCCGGCTCCAAGCAGGTCCCATTGCCCCTGCCGTCGCTGCCTTGGAACGCCGATGGAAAGAGCTGATGCCCGACGCTCCGTTTCAATACAAGTTCATCGACGAGACAATCCAAGCTATGTATAGCACCGAAATACAGCTAAAACGCGCCGCCCAGACGGCCACAGCAATATCGATGCTCATCGTTCTGCTCGGCGTTATCGGCCTCACATCGCTTTCTATCAATCTGCGCCTGAAAGAGATTGGAATCCGAAAGGTTTTAGGAGCCAACCTCCGCAATATGGTGCTGCTGTTCAGCAAGGAATTTTTCGTCATTTTTGCGGTAGCCTTATGTGTCAGTATTCCTCTTACCTATTTCTTCATGCACCGGTGGCTGATGAACTATGCGGTAAAGATCGATCTGCAGCCGCTATTATTTATCATCCCAATCATCGGTTTATCCACAGTTTTACTTTTGTTTATCGCCGGGCTAGTGCTGCGAGCCAACACCCACAATCCTATAAAAAGCCTACGGGACGAGTAATACCTCCTTCTATTTACGTTTCGGACTCCTTCGTTAAAGGGACGAGTCCGAAACGTTTTACACAAAGCAAAAAGCAAAGTGCTAAGATCGTTCCCGCAACACCATAATAGGCGTCAACCACATCCGGCGTATTCAGTATAGGTACCCAAAGCTCATAAACAAAATTACAGCCGATCAACAACATCCCGCAAACAACTAGAAATCTAGTGGGGATACCTATCAAGATCCACATAAAACCTATTCCGCCCAACATCAGGTAGCTGATAGAAAAATTGGATACATGAAGATAGAAATCAGGCCAGTGTTCCACAATAACAGCGGGGCGTAGCGACATTGTCTTACGACCAAAAAATAAAAGCATAACCAGCACGAGCAACACAATATAGGCGATCGCCGCCGGAAGCTTAGGTGCATACTTCAGCACATTCATCTTTTCCATAATTACAGATCTAACATATCGATGCAACAAAGATAAAAATACATCGAAAATTACTCTTCTCGACATCAATCCAACAAGCTAAACCACATAACAGCTTACAACCGAGCTGTAAGTTATCGTGGGGTTACTGCTCGTGTAGGCCACGCGAAACTCATGTTGCTCCAAAGACTGCAATCCGCTGATTTCACAGGAAGACTTCGTGGTGAACAGGATGTTCCACAACACATCGCCCACCTTTCGGTATTCAAAACGACATCCAGTGGCTTTCTTCCACACGTCCACCCGACAGCGCACGCATCCTGGCCGTTGCATCTGAACCTGCACGCGTAAGTTGTGTGGCTTGGGCGCTGCACCAATTGTTGCATAAGGCTTATTGGTCGCGAAGCCTGCCGATAGAATAATCCAAGGATCACCTTGGGCCACCTGTGCTATATACAAAGACAACCGGTACAGCTGTTCCTTGTGGATACGCAACAACTGATTTTTGATAGCCACACAGCGCATATCACGAAATTGTGCTTCGGCCATAGCGCGTGACAGCCGGTGCAAAGTGCCTTTCAACACCGATAACGGAGGTTCACAATCCGGAAAAAGAGATACATTCTCCTCCATACGCGCAACTACATTGTTTGCATAACGCAGGAAATTCGCTTCCCGCATTTTCTTAAATTTTAAAACAGGTTTTATCATAACCATACTTATTTAATACAGGGTGCACCACGCATCGCTTCTACAAAGCTAAACACACGTAACAGAAGAAAGGGTATCAAATTACGCCAATCTTTTCGGCTTCGGTCGAAATTTTTGGCGTAATTTGATACCCTTTTCCAAAAGATCACAATTGAAAAAGCGGCTTTACGACATGAAAAAGCACCTTTCCACTATGTTTTATTTCTTTTCACTATGCAGTTGACGCATTTCCCATAAGTTTTGCCTTTTTACCCATATCATTTGTCTGCTTTCTATGGGTTGACAGCAAGCTTCACAACCGCATCAACACATCTCCTACAGGAAATATCTCATTTTCATGCAGAAGTCAAACAGATGCATATTGAAAGGCAGCATTCCCTCTGGAAAAAGAAATCGATGCCCTCGCTTTTTGTTAGAGGTTGTCCGCAGACGAACGCCTACTGTTCGATATCGAACAGTTCAAAACCGAAACAACAAACACAAAACACTGAAAACAAGCAACATAAAACAATGGCGCAGCGCTTGCACGCTACTTAACAACCAACATTTACTAAACGAACAGGTGTATGAACAGTATATCCATAGCATGGCGCAATATTCGAAAAAACAGGGGATTCTCACTATTGAATCTCAGTGGGTTGATCATAGGCATTACCTCTTTTCTGTTACTAGCTGCGTATATCCTACATGAGCTGAGTTACGATAACTTCTTACCCAATGCAGAGCGAATAGCCTACGTCTCCTATGCCTACAAGTCTGCTGATGACAACGAATTTATCCAAGCTTCCACCACCCCCACGGCCGTTGCGCCGACGCTTGAAAAGGAATTTGCCGAGGTGGAAACCGCTGTCCGTATCTATCCCTACAATAGCGAAGGTTTAGTAAAAAAAGGAAACCAAGAAATTAAGGAAACACAGTTCCGGTTTGCCGATGAAGCTTTTTTTCAAGTAGCCGACTATCCGTTCTTGCAGGGCGATAGCAAGACAGCCCTTGCCGAGCCCTACCAAATCGTGCTGACGCAAGCCTACGCCGACAAATACTTCCCCAACCAAGATGCCCTAGGGCAAATTCTGCAAATCGATGGGCAGCCTTGGAAAGTAAGTGGCGTAGTCCCCAACCCTCCATCCTACACGCAACTTCCCTTTGCGGCCATACTGTCGAATAAACACCTGACGCGCTACCAAGAACCTGTATGGCACAGTGCCAACGACATCACCTTGGTATTGCTGAAGGATAAAAAAGCTATTCCCGCCCTAGAGAGCAAGAGCAATGCTTATATAAAAACAATCTTTGCCGACGTTTTTGAAAGCGGAGCCGCCTTAGAACTGAAAATAGAACCTATTACAGATATCCACCTACATTCCCAGATCGGTAGCGGAAACCTGCTATATGTCTATATATTTGCCGGTCTAGCCATAGGCATCATCCTGATAACAGGCGTCAACTTCGCCAATCTATCGCTGGCCCGATCCACGGAGCGTGCTAAAGAAATTGGCGTCAAGAAGGTGTTGGGAGCCAGCCGCACCAACTTATTCTTTCATTTCCTAATCGAATGTGGTCTTTTGGTACTTATCGCGTTCGCCATTTCGCTATGCCTAGCCCATGTGTTACTGCCATTTTTTGCGCAATATCTGGGAACGTCCATCGCACTCGATATCAGCTCCAGCAATATGCTGTTCCTTGCTATCCCTATTTTCGCATTGACCTTAGCCTTGCTCGCCGGAAGCTGGCCGGCCTTAGTGATTTCCGCATTCAAGCCTATACAAAGTTTAAAAGGCACCACAAAAGCAAATAAAGGCGGTTTTGCATTGGGAAATGTACTTATCGTCATCCAATTCACCATCTCTACGCTCTTTATTATCGCGACCTTGGTAACAGCGCAACAACTGCACTATATACAAACCAAAAATACCGGATTGGACCGCTCCCAGATTGTTGTACTTGATGGGGAACTGCTCACCGATAGCGAAAGGACAACCTTAAAAAACAAACTCCTTGCTCAACCATCTGTCAAGGGATT
This genomic window contains:
- a CDS encoding ABC transporter permease; this encodes MSSIYLTTKIAWRNLRKHKVHSSINIVGLLCSMAFVLLISAYIWQAYQVNAGLRNKDRQFALQSSYKQPGIGLDLTTVGALPRALKEEYPALVANYYRLDGLTCIISNGTEVFEENVSLGDSTLLSMYGFSLLQGNANTALSNPFSVVIDEQAAMKYFGKKEAVGERLRIRNFAGEQRDFEVTAVIHQASENSIMRLMPSMQTAIFLPMSSEQYFGRDVNNWQNLWIAGFIELQEGVTPEQLQQPIKKLLEQHADKQIAENLQPQLKPLATYYLDDNQGAIRQLLLVLSLTAAFLIIMAIINFVNLSISQSLTRLKEVGLRKILGSSRKQLIVQLLAEYCLMVCIAGLLALALYPLLAPWFSSVMMKDLPALSALPFRFFVLFFAGNVVLGLLAGIYPALKLSSNPVVSAVKNQLNEYGGKHLIRRSLLLLQFAVAVLVLISSVIIARQVDVFINGQLGYNKDYLLTAQVPRDWSESGLHNIQQVQQELRQLAQVKDISLSYGIPNSFGNGIQTVSKVGAEEGVDALVITSDQHFAATYEIPLLAGQFFATQEDPSISTKVVINRKAAQTLGYATVDEALGQSIQLFDGEFTGTIAGVTEDFYANSMHSASPAVVWVPVQASMQYRFLSIRLQAGPIAPAVAALERRWKELMPDAPFQYKFIDETIQAMYSTEIQLKRAAQTATAISMLIVLLGVIGLTSLSINLRLKEIGIRKVLGANLRNMVLLFSKEFFVIFAVALCVSIPLTYFFMHRWLMNYAVKIDLQPLLFIIPIIGLSTVLLLFIAGLVLRANTHNPIKSLRDE
- a CDS encoding ABC transporter permease; the encoded protein is MITNYIKIAWRNLLKNNGYSSINILGLAIGLACCLLVVLYIQDELSFDHYHTKKDRIYRVVHDWKEKNGMETQQIWGNAPVGAALKADFPEVQTVVQFSGQISILLKQGEKAFQEERVFCMDSTAFDMFSWTCIAGNPHTALAAPYSIVLTETMAKKYFADSNPIGQTLEGGVTGGRAAPGIYTVTAVIKDLPSNSHFTFDALLSMSSFRQSWAEVFEQWGYVDFYTYLLLPDGYDIHKLEKQVPDFIARHQASQDGKYSIHFEPMLGAYLNSKADRQPGPVGNMQNIYIFAIIGAFILCIACVNFMNLATSRSLERAKEVGVRKVVGASRKNLIVQFMSESLLLVVFAALLALALVICSLPFMEMFAGKRFALSSLFQMQTFSLFIGIVLVTSLVAASYPAFVLANFKPVKVFKGSSGLAMGGTWLRKGLVVFQFGLSIALIAGTLIVFSQLRHLQQTDLGFQKTQMLVIDFNYDNQVLQNLDAIKQTFAQQKDVLSVSASRSIPGSYFPNAGTQIELPDGEMKPLNQAIFEVDVDFIANFGIQMAAGRPYSRDFPADTINSLVINEAAAKLWGYPDPEKIIGKRFAQWGREGQVIGVVKDFNYLSLHQKIEPLTLRLEPLSSKFITLKIQQASNPETIAKLADIWSTVAPHRPFLYSFLDNSFNRQYEADYRFRRLFSAFSGLALFIACLGLLGLATYTAQQRTKEIGVRKVLGASTFSIVKLLSIDFLRLVIIALFIAVPLAWWAMNQWLSDFAYHITIPWWIFAIAGASSLFIALFTISGQAIRASMANPVDSLRDE
- a CDS encoding ABC transporter permease — translated: MIYHLKIALRTLIQGKLYTAISILGLALGIFCSLLVSTIVLDEFSYDKDWSRSANIFRLLSVMERGTETIDKTGAAYAGLAPELKRTFPEVEEYSELYVSPIDMKLTPESNQHINLKALYTDSAVQHLLDIELLQQQDLQPTKPVQKIIISEHVAKSYFPNTDPLGMEIYDLPRYESKANRYLIAGVMKDMPANTHLRADIVILKDRTEKALEKADHGMYVRHYLLLKSGTEPKAFEQKVNRWYRDYVTSKNPTRYELQPIQDAYLRSDFPAYQVHKGNLQQNYIFIAVAALLLLIACINFVNLSTARASSRLKETGVRKVLGASKATLIRQFLLESMLVFGVSTVLSLLLYTLALPFAEKFIEHPIAFTLSNNLGYFGAIWAIVFLISLLTGLYPAVFLSSFQTVNNNINNLLKTPRNKRSKLREALVVVQFSLSIVILIALFVMSKQINFMKDKDPGFDSKGLISIDHISFDEKSTAFKEALNANPNIQSHSFSSWLPMDGAGYMTRYMEDPGNPGHKVEMWYIAGEPNLAETLGLRLKEGRFLSATRPSDAIEADNYDDESNAMRPAVLTASTAKRLHVAQLDQEMGKEKIVPVGIVEDFNSESLHKQLVPTVIVGYRNPQYGALLIRVQDGKEQEVMQYVARVWKDLYPDKLLDMELMKDKLQAQYKAEERIEALFRAFSILTMFLAALGVFGLIVNTVSLRVKEIGIRKVMGASVLRIMTMLSKDFLKLTLLAALLASPLAWWAMHNWLDNFAYRIEINPWLFVAAGLIAVLIALLTVSIQALKAARANPVDSLRDE
- a CDS encoding ABC transporter permease, whose product is MITNYIKIAWRSLIKAKALSAIHIFGLAVAIAASTLLYLTAMFELSFDNFHEHREQVGLLYTETQPEEGTKRSSTVSSPLAPVLKNGFPEMEYVSRYMNSGIILRNGDKQLEASNKYVDPDFLSIFSFPFVAGNTSALNELDNLVIDETTASNLFGSSSVIGKQVEVYQNGKWGSKTISAVLSKISKNSSLTFNTLLRFEHKPNYQANLNDWGHEDHSVFVKLKSGSINDEAFTKKAKPFVDLYYKDEINMRKRDGWGVDKNGAYVALHLLPLTKYHRNDLDVGHGSAPLFPWILLIIAGLILFIACSNFINLSLANSFARNREIGTRKTLGGTTAQLMLQLWTESFLLCLLATLIGIGLAWVLLGQYNAIMNYSLSIAQLLSPLNLVFFLLTFLLLTMLSGGYPAWRIAKANIIQTLKGKASIKSSKLRNSLTVLQFSIAIVLILATIIIGIQLRYIAERPLGFDKTEVISIPIGEGIDHENAVQQMRVALAAQPWVESVSASDLNLGRGRDGSMSTSRFGFDFEGRQVYTNFMRVDYDYLKTLGIQLLQGRDFDRSFSNDTLTVIINKQMAAQLGGADKVLGKNLSMDGNPQIIGIIDDFNYQDLRRKVEPLTLSINPNIFSVAYIFVRVKTDNLSESMTKLEEIWKKVNPKANIAASYLDENTQNMYRDEQRFVQIVISGAVVAIAISCLGLFALALLMINKRVKEIGIRKVLGSSVMQIVVLLSKEFVKLMLLAFIIASPLAWWMMNAWLQSYAYRIEITWWMFAAAGVLTIGIALATIAWQTLRAATSNPVDSLRDE